From the genome of Pelobates fuscus isolate aPelFus1 chromosome 6, aPelFus1.pri, whole genome shotgun sequence, one region includes:
- the LOC134615224 gene encoding microtubule-associated protein RP/EB family member 2-like: MAEATWDGIGTRALTGCLSTAAVQRADCKHHTNFVPPTHEICCLVIYSINVLAYGPHCAACCQFVDMLFPACISLKKVKFQAKLAHEYIHNFKLLQASFKRTNVDKVMPVEKLVKGRFQDNLDFIQWFKKFFDANYDGKEYDPMEARQGQDALPPPDPGEQIFNLPKKSHHANSPTAGAAKSSPIAKPVIISPVLHSYLFLLLLYYLLVF, encoded by the coding sequence atggcggaggccacgtgggATGGCATTGGGACCAGAGCCCTCACAGGCTGCTTATCCACAGCGGCAGTACAAAGAGCGGACTGTAAACACCACACGAACTTTGTACCACCAACGCATGAGATCTGCTGCCTGGTGATATACTCCATCAATGTGCTTGCCTATGGACCACACTGTGCTGCGTGCTGCCAGTTTGTGGATATGCTGTTCCCAGCCTGCATAAGCCTGAAGAAGGTCAAGTTTCAAGCCAAGCTCGCACATGAGTACATTCATAATTTTAAACTGCTGCAAGCCTCGTTTAAGAGAACTAATGTGGACAAGGTTATGCCAGTAGAGAAACTGGTTAAAGGTCGCTTCCAAGACAACCTGGATTTTATTCAGTGGTTTAAGAAGTTCTTTGATGCCAACTATGATGGCAAAGAGTATGACCCCATGGAAGCTCGACAAGGACAAGATGCCCTTCCACCACCCGACCCAGGGGAACAGATCTTCAACCTGCCAAAAAAGTCCCATCATGCAAACTCCCCCACAGCAGGTGCTGCCAAGTCAAGTCCAATAGCAAAACCAGTGATCATTTCACCTGTTTTGCATTCCtacttatttttgttgttgttgtactATTTATTGGTGTTTTAG